From Streptomyces sp. HUAS MG91, the proteins below share one genomic window:
- a CDS encoding IclR family transcriptional regulator: MARNIQSLERAAAMLRLLAGGERRLGLSDIASALGLAKGTAHGILRTLQAEGFVEQDAASGRYQLGAELLRLGNSYLDVHELRARALVWTDDLARSSGEAVYLGVLHQQGVLIVHHVFRPDDSRQVLEVGAMHPLHSTALGKVISAYDPVAHSEVAETERKEFTARTVTGLTEFESVLDLTRARGYAEDVEETWEGVASVAAPIHDRHRMPVGAIGITGAVERVCKPDEQGVPRAELIAAVRDCARAVSRDLGASRF; encoded by the coding sequence ATGGCACGCAACATCCAGTCGCTGGAACGGGCCGCGGCGATGCTCCGGCTTCTCGCGGGCGGTGAGCGCAGACTCGGCCTCTCGGACATCGCCTCCGCGCTCGGCCTGGCGAAGGGCACCGCGCACGGCATCCTGCGCACCCTCCAGGCCGAGGGCTTCGTGGAGCAGGACGCCGCGTCCGGGCGCTATCAGCTGGGCGCGGAGCTGCTGCGCCTGGGCAACAGCTATCTGGACGTGCACGAGCTGCGGGCCCGCGCCCTCGTCTGGACCGACGACCTGGCCCGCTCCAGCGGCGAGGCCGTCTATCTGGGGGTGCTGCACCAGCAGGGCGTCCTGATCGTGCACCACGTCTTCCGGCCCGACGACAGCCGGCAGGTGCTGGAGGTCGGCGCGATGCATCCGCTGCACTCGACGGCGCTGGGCAAGGTCATCTCCGCGTACGACCCGGTCGCGCACAGCGAGGTCGCCGAGACCGAGCGCAAGGAGTTCACGGCCCGGACGGTCACCGGGCTCACCGAGTTCGAGTCGGTGCTCGACCTGACCCGCGCGCGCGGGTACGCCGAGGACGTCGAGGAGACCTGGGAGGGCGTGGCCTCGGTCGCGGCGCCGATCCACGACCGGCACCGGATGCCGGTGGGCGCGATCGGCATCACCGGCGCGGTGGAGCGGGTCTGCAAGCCCGACGAGCAGGGCGTGCCGCGGGCCGAGCTGATCGCCGCCGTGCGCGACTGCGCCCGCGCCGTCTCCCGCGATCTGGGCGCCAGCCGCTTCTGA
- a CDS encoding MIP/aquaporin family protein, with protein MSSSDIFIGETIGTAVLILLGGGVCAAVTFKRSKAYNAGWVAIAFGWGFAVLTGAYLAGGVSGAHLNPAVTIGLAIEGGTKWSDVPLYLGSQLLGAMIGAVLVWATYYGQFRAHLTDPEIIAAQPDDEGLVDQKAAPEAGPVLGIFSTGPEIRNTVQNLITEIIATVVLVLAILTQGLNDGGNGLGTLGALITALVVVGIGLSLGGPTGYAINPVRDLGPRIVHALLPLPNKGGSDWTYAWIPVAGPLIGGAIAGGLYNLAFK; from the coding sequence GTGTCCAGCTCCGACATCTTCATCGGCGAGACCATAGGTACCGCCGTGCTCATCCTGCTGGGCGGTGGCGTCTGCGCCGCCGTCACTTTCAAGCGCTCGAAGGCGTACAACGCCGGCTGGGTCGCCATCGCCTTCGGTTGGGGCTTCGCGGTCCTGACCGGCGCCTACCTCGCCGGTGGCGTCTCGGGCGCCCACCTGAACCCCGCGGTCACCATCGGCCTGGCCATCGAGGGCGGCACGAAGTGGAGCGACGTACCGCTCTACCTGGGCTCCCAGCTCCTCGGCGCGATGATCGGCGCCGTGCTGGTCTGGGCGACGTACTACGGACAGTTCCGCGCGCACCTCACCGACCCGGAGATCATCGCGGCGCAGCCCGACGACGAGGGCCTGGTCGACCAGAAGGCCGCGCCCGAGGCCGGCCCCGTGCTCGGCATCTTCTCCACGGGCCCGGAGATCCGGAACACCGTGCAGAACCTGATCACGGAGATCATCGCGACGGTCGTGCTGGTCCTCGCCATCCTCACGCAGGGCCTGAACGACGGCGGCAACGGCCTGGGCACCCTCGGCGCCCTGATCACCGCGCTCGTCGTGGTCGGCATCGGTCTCTCGCTCGGTGGCCCCACGGGCTACGCGATCAACCCGGTCCGTGACCTCGGCCCGCGCATCGTGCACGCCCTTCTCCCGCTGCCCAACAAGGGCGGCTCCGACTGGACGTACGCCTGGATCCCGGTCGCGGGTCCGCTGATCGGCGGCGCCATCGCCGGTGGCCTCTACAACCTCGCGTTCAAGTAG